One window of the Xiphias gladius isolate SHS-SW01 ecotype Sanya breed wild chromosome 11, ASM1685928v1, whole genome shotgun sequence genome contains the following:
- the LOC120796034 gene encoding uncharacterized protein LOC120796034 isoform X4 encodes MKHLTSTEAPAPLKRWQTRYVWTGTVSCSYLRSRLSWCFPWTFESETILQRSCGLREQTFGVRAKGATSSHPLLAGTPRVSGGLGVPAKNHLQPDSMRKMSRKTAAVRLQGGPTQSMADAATLMVCFLHDGGLDGVIAHLQLHHDIKPELTPLCLLFP; translated from the exons ATGAAGCACCTGACTTCCACTGAAGCTCCCGCTCCACTGAAGAGATGGCAGACAAGATATGTGTGGACTG GTACCGTGTCCTGCTCATACCTCCGGTCCAGACTGTCTTGGTGCTTCCCCTGGACTTTTGAGTCTGAGACTATCCTTCAGCGTTCATGTGGATTGAGGGAGCAAACATTCGGCGTCAGAGCTAAAGGTGCTACA AGTTCACATCCACTCCTAGCTGGCACACCCAGGGTGAGCGGAGGGCTGGGGGTACCAGCCAAAAACCATCTGCAACCTGACAGCATGAGGAAAATGtccagaaaaacagcagcagtgaggcTACAAGGGGGTCCAACTCAG TCCATGGCCGACGCTGCCACACTCATGGTTTGTTTTCTGCATGACGGCGGTTTGGATGGAGTCATAGCACATTTGCAGTTGCATCACGACATCAAGCCAGAACTCACACCATTGTG CCTCCTTTTTCCTTGA
- the LOC120796034 gene encoding amyloid beta A4 precursor protein-binding family B member 1-interacting protein-like isoform X3 gives MCGLFVGTVSCSYLRSRLSWCFPWTFESETILQRSCGLREQTFGVRAKGATSSHPLLAGTPRVSGGLGVPAKNHLQPDSMRKMSRKTAAVRLQGGPTQPPFSLTLASPPPAVVSQRPPGHPALPPPPAPPPQESPQTAAKYLHRFFPSLRRGKRPLAASPSLPPQASEIPEIPDRGRRLSAPL, from the exons ATGTGTGGACTG tttgTAGGTACCGTGTCCTGCTCATACCTCCGGTCCAGACTGTCTTGGTGCTTCCCCTGGACTTTTGAGTCTGAGACTATCCTTCAGCGTTCATGTGGATTGAGGGAGCAAACATTCGGCGTCAGAGCTAAAGGTGCTACA AGTTCACATCCACTCCTAGCTGGCACACCCAGGGTGAGCGGAGGGCTGGGGGTACCAGCCAAAAACCATCTGCAACCTGACAGCATGAGGAAAATGtccagaaaaacagcagcagtgaggcTACAAGGGGGTCCAACTCAG CCTCCTTTTTCCTTGACCTTGGCCTCCCCACCTCCCGCTGTGGTATCCCAGAGGCCCCCGGGGCACCCggccctcccccctcctccgGCCCCACCTCCACAGGAAAGCCCCCAGACTGCCGCCAAATACCTCCACAGATTCTTCCCCTCGCTCAGACGCGGCAAGAGGCCCCTCGCGGCTTCGCCCTCACTCCCACCGCAGGCCTCGGAAATACCCGAGATCCCTGACCGCGGTCGCCGCTTATCTGCTCCACTTTGA
- the LOC120796034 gene encoding uncharacterized protein LOC120796034 isoform X2 — MKHLTSTEAPAPLKRWQTRYVWTGTVSCSYLRSRLSWCFPWTFESETILQRSCGLREQTFGVRAKGATSSHPLLAGTPRVSGGLGVPAKNHLQPDSMRKMSRKTAAVRLQGGPTQSMADAATLMVCFLHDGGLDGVIAHLQLHHDIKPELTPLCRRSNSAVVVATAAGSLDGALRRLTRTETKQPVVTE, encoded by the exons ATGAAGCACCTGACTTCCACTGAAGCTCCCGCTCCACTGAAGAGATGGCAGACAAGATATGTGTGGACTG GTACCGTGTCCTGCTCATACCTCCGGTCCAGACTGTCTTGGTGCTTCCCCTGGACTTTTGAGTCTGAGACTATCCTTCAGCGTTCATGTGGATTGAGGGAGCAAACATTCGGCGTCAGAGCTAAAGGTGCTACA AGTTCACATCCACTCCTAGCTGGCACACCCAGGGTGAGCGGAGGGCTGGGGGTACCAGCCAAAAACCATCTGCAACCTGACAGCATGAGGAAAATGtccagaaaaacagcagcagtgaggcTACAAGGGGGTCCAACTCAG TCCATGGCCGACGCTGCCACACTCATGGTTTGTTTTCTGCATGACGGCGGTTTGGATGGAGTCATAGCACATTTGCAGTTGCATCACGACATCAAGCCAGAACTCACACCATTGTG CCGCCGATCAAACAGTGCGGTAGTCGTGGCAACGGCGGCAGGATCACTGGACGGTGCTCTGCGGAGGTTAACGCGGACTGAAACCAAACAGCCTGTGGTGACGGAGTGA
- the LOC120796034 gene encoding amyloid beta A4 precursor protein-binding family B member 1-interacting protein-like isoform X1, with protein MKHLTSTEAPAPLKRWQTRYVWTGTVSCSYLRSRLSWCFPWTFESETILQRSCGLREQTFGVRAKGATSSHPLLAGTPRVSGGLGVPAKNHLQPDSMRKMSRKTAAVRLQGGPTQPPFSLTLASPPPAVVSQRPPGHPALPPPPAPPPQESPQTAAKYLHRFFPSLRRGKRPLAASPSLPPQASEIPEIPDRGRRLSAPL; from the exons ATGAAGCACCTGACTTCCACTGAAGCTCCCGCTCCACTGAAGAGATGGCAGACAAGATATGTGTGGACTG GTACCGTGTCCTGCTCATACCTCCGGTCCAGACTGTCTTGGTGCTTCCCCTGGACTTTTGAGTCTGAGACTATCCTTCAGCGTTCATGTGGATTGAGGGAGCAAACATTCGGCGTCAGAGCTAAAGGTGCTACA AGTTCACATCCACTCCTAGCTGGCACACCCAGGGTGAGCGGAGGGCTGGGGGTACCAGCCAAAAACCATCTGCAACCTGACAGCATGAGGAAAATGtccagaaaaacagcagcagtgaggcTACAAGGGGGTCCAACTCAG CCTCCTTTTTCCTTGACCTTGGCCTCCCCACCTCCCGCTGTGGTATCCCAGAGGCCCCCGGGGCACCCggccctcccccctcctccgGCCCCACCTCCACAGGAAAGCCCCCAGACTGCCGCCAAATACCTCCACAGATTCTTCCCCTCGCTCAGACGCGGCAAGAGGCCCCTCGCGGCTTCGCCCTCACTCCCACCGCAGGCCTCGGAAATACCCGAGATCCCTGACCGCGGTCGCCGCTTATCTGCTCCACTTTGA